The Juglans microcarpa x Juglans regia isolate MS1-56 chromosome 8D, Jm3101_v1.0, whole genome shotgun sequence genomic sequence CTGCCATGTACGCCCCGGAAATCCCCAAGTGCAAGGACCCTAATGACCAGTGTGACTATGAGGTCAACTACGCAGATCATGGTTCTTCTTTTGGTGTGCTGGTCAAGGACAACTTCCCCATTCGCCTGTACAATGGCTCTTCTTTCAGTCCTCGATTGGCGTTTGGGTAGGTAACAGTTTCTCTTCATCAAAATGGGCACTTGATGTTTTGATTGggttattattttgaatttgacaTGAATCATAAAAgctatttttacttttttatattgaaatgcAAGGGGATTAGCCTTTTGAATGGGTTGAGCTTGACGTgaaatttttatgtatgtaatCCAAGTTTTGAGATTAATGCCTGTTTAGTATCATGCTCTGTTCCACCCGTCTGCAGGTGTGGATATAACCAAAAATATTCTGGATCACACCCTCCACCATCTACAGCAGGAGTTTTGGGCCTCGGTAACGGCAAAGGAAGCATAGTGTCACAATTGCATGCTTTGGGTTTAACGCAGAATGTGGTTGGCCACTGTTTAAGTGGCCGAGGGGGAGGATTCTTATTCATTGGAGATGATCTTGTACCTTCTTCAGGGATTTTATGGACACCAATTTCACACAATTCCTTGGAGTAAGCACACCCTCCAAGTTCATTGTTTCCCTTCTCATATAGCATTTTTTTCTGCAATGTGTATAATTTTCATTCCACTTTCGAAAAATTAATGCTAGATGATCTATTTCAGGTACCACTACTCATCGGGACCTGCCGAACTTCTGTTCGGTGGGAAGCCTACTGGTGTAAAGGGCCTCCTCATTGTCTTTGACAGTGGAAGCTCTTATACTTACTTCAATGCCCAAGCTTACCAAACAACAGTTAATCTGGTGAGAATGTTACAGAGGACTTCAATCTTCTACAAATTTCCATATATGCATATACTGAAACTGACACCATTAATCCGCCTTTCAGCTGAGGAAAGATTTAACTGGAAAGCCATTAAAGGAAGCACCAGAGGATAAATCCCTCCCAATCTGCTGGAAAGGTCCAAAGTCTTTCAAATCCGTTGGTGATGTCAAGGACTACTTCAAGCCTTTAGTGCTGAGCTTTACAAATGCCAGGAGTGTTCAGCTACAATTACCACCCGAAGCTTATCTCATTGTCACAGTAAGCACATACTGATAACCTTCATTGTTTCTTTTTCCACTCAATTTTCTTTCGGTTTCCTGCAACAGAGCTagttaataaagaaatatggcTAACGAGTTCCCTTTCAGAAACAAGGCAATGTGTGCTTGGGAATTTTGAAAGGCGCCGAGGTAGGACTTgaaaatcttaacataattgGAGGTAAGAAGAGTCCTCTGTGCAAAAAACCTTCTGGATGAGTATTAACTGCTACAATTTGCACTGATTTTGTTTTCTCGTTCTGCAGACATTTCTATGCAAGATAAAATGGTGATTTATAACAATGAAAAGCAGCTGATTGGATGGACTCCTGCTAATTGTGATAGGCTTCCCAAGTTCTGAACCACACTCATGCTTCTTGAGAAGATGAATAAGCTCTTTGGTCCcccaaaacaataacaaaataacTCCAAGGCAGAAGCAATGGCAAAGGAAACGACAATATAATCCCCATACGTTGGACACACATTTGTTTAGTCATTGAATGTTTACAAGAGTTCATTGTCTGTGGTATAATTTGCAAGTAGGAAATGTAGATGGgatataacttataaaaatctCCATACTTGCAGTGAGAAATACAAATGTTTGGTTGGTTACCAAAGAAATTTTTGGAATATCAATGTGTTGATCAATCTCTGCCACTTTGCATGCATCTCCATTAATTGCTGCTTTCAAGTTTCACGACAGTAACAGAACACATTATGCTGCTTGGCAACCTTTACTAAAGGATCCGGAACTGACCCCTGCGCCATTTTGTCCTCCGGACTTTTCCCCTCACCGAACTACCTTTGAAATGACCTCCCTTCACccgaaacaaaaagaaaaccaaaaaaaaaaaaaaaaaaaggatgcaaATCTGGAAAGgatgaataaaatgaaaacGAGAACGATCCGATCGGTTACCTACACAGGGATTAATTGGGAATTTTCTAGCAACTGAAAAGCGAGAGCGGTCAAGAACTCTCAGCCCCAGCAGTGGAAACCTGATCAGAGAAAGAACCAAGAGTGAACCGGATTGTTGCTCCGATTAGATTCCATTG encodes the following:
- the LOC121243194 gene encoding aspartic proteinase Asp1 produces the protein MSDKRQGMMALTAFLFLGLLATFPAGCFSAANQPPQLKKKSPQTTVPIRLGSSVVFPVQGNVYPVGYYYVNINIGNPPKLYDLDIDTGSDVTWVQCDAPCTGCTKPRDRLYKPKNNLVPCADPACTAMYAPEIPKCKDPNDQCDYEVNYADHGSSFGVLVKDNFPIRLYNGSSFSPRLAFGCGYNQKYSGSHPPPSTAGVLGLGNGKGSIVSQLHALGLTQNVVGHCLSGRGGGFLFIGDDLVPSSGILWTPISHNSLEYHYSSGPAELLFGGKPTGVKGLLIVFDSGSSYTYFNAQAYQTTVNLLRKDLTGKPLKEAPEDKSLPICWKGPKSFKSVGDVKDYFKPLVLSFTNARSVQLQLPPEAYLIVTKQGNVCLGILKGAEVGLENLNIIGDISMQDKMVIYNNEKQLIGWTPANCDRLPKF